One part of the Bacillus sp. FJAT-27916 genome encodes these proteins:
- a CDS encoding vWA domain-containing protein, with the protein MRRWILFFLACILLTGCSEENPELKNEPSEEAIIDGESADEKNEERSSTQEGGNWIEKFSKAPEVQMSPEYLANQLQGPYAEFSFLEEPEMFDAFFEDMEGIPADATEEELNQVFNYLVSQVSVDLTDPQTVIDSWKSSSYGNPELEDSRYHFKENYNIEILIDSSGSMANLANGKSRMEAAKEAINKFLKAAPKDAKVALRVYGHKGTGSDADKELSCKSSEMAYSFDSYDEEKFTRALNSFQPAGWTPLAQSMIHAKEDMQKYNGETYTNMVYVVSDGIETCDGDPVAAAKAFADSNIQPIINIIGFDVDGDGQKQLKEMAEQANGTYTNVYNSDQLSSEFEKAQDALEGWEKWKDNSELQADKESSQRYLDTNKLESEYVLTFKNQVTNMYFLIRELDNLELITSEQRVYLDEKKDLLKQQAEEARRSIIKDLVEVDAKNLEEKREQIQEKYNQNTQYK; encoded by the coding sequence ATGAGGAGATGGATTCTATTTTTCCTTGCTTGTATCCTCCTCACTGGTTGTTCAGAGGAAAATCCAGAACTAAAGAATGAACCTAGTGAGGAAGCCATAATAGACGGAGAAAGTGCAGATGAGAAGAATGAAGAAAGAAGTAGTACTCAAGAAGGTGGCAATTGGATTGAAAAATTTTCAAAGGCCCCAGAAGTACAGATGAGCCCTGAATATTTAGCGAATCAGCTCCAAGGCCCTTATGCTGAGTTTAGTTTCTTGGAAGAGCCAGAGATGTTCGATGCGTTTTTTGAGGATATGGAAGGGATACCAGCTGATGCAACAGAGGAGGAATTAAATCAAGTCTTCAACTATTTAGTTAGCCAAGTTTCTGTTGACCTCACAGACCCACAAACGGTGATTGATAGTTGGAAATCGAGTTCGTATGGAAACCCAGAACTGGAAGACTCGCGGTATCATTTTAAAGAAAATTACAATATTGAGATTCTCATAGATTCAAGCGGTAGTATGGCGAATTTAGCAAATGGTAAGTCAAGGATGGAGGCAGCTAAGGAAGCGATTAATAAATTCTTAAAAGCTGCACCTAAGGATGCCAAGGTTGCGCTCCGAGTATATGGGCATAAAGGGACCGGGTCAGATGCAGACAAAGAACTCTCTTGTAAAAGCAGCGAAATGGCCTATTCATTTGACTCGTATGATGAGGAGAAATTTACTCGCGCATTAAATTCTTTTCAACCAGCTGGCTGGACACCGTTAGCGCAATCTATGATACATGCTAAAGAAGATATGCAAAAGTATAACGGAGAGACGTACACGAATATGGTGTATGTCGTGAGTGACGGCATTGAAACTTGTGATGGAGACCCTGTGGCAGCAGCTAAAGCCTTTGCAGATTCGAATATTCAGCCTATCATCAATATCATTGGATTTGATGTCGACGGAGATGGTCAAAAGCAGTTGAAAGAAATGGCGGAGCAAGCGAATGGAACATACACAAATGTATATAATAGCGATCAATTATCCTCCGAATTTGAGAAAGCGCAGGATGCATTGGAAGGATGGGAAAAGTGGAAGGACAATTCGGAGTTACAAGCAGATAAAGAAAGTAGTCAAAGATATTTAGACACTAATAAACTTGAAAGCGAGTATGTCCTCACATTTAAAAATCAAGTAACTAATATGTATTTTCTTATTAGGGAACTTGATAATCTAGAATTGATTACAAGTGAGCAAAGGGTCTATTTAGATGAGAAAAAGGATCTGCTTAAACAACAGGCGGAGGAAGCAAGGCGAAGTATAATTAAGGATTTAGTAGAGGTTGATGCAAAGAACCTGGAAGAAAAAAGAGAACAAATACAGGAGAAATACAATCAAAATACACAATATAAATGA
- a CDS encoding vWA domain-containing protein, whose amino-acid sequence MKWWIGLCLALFMVSCSNEEIKTDDTRIAGEEASKQEKSQNPQEQDGSQEKESWITKFEEAPEAPLTEAEIVNQVKGPYGNAELFKETQGYEELFDSFGIIPEDATNEDLNKVFNYALSQVAVDFPSPHEIIDAWNIELFGDPELEDSRYHFKNNYNIEIILDSSGSMANLMSGKTRMDVAKDAIIAFLDDAPEGANVALRVYGHKGTGADSDKVLSCSSSELVYDFGSYNKSEFENALTSFQPAGWTPLAQSLKDAEKDMKGFSGEEHTNMIYVVSDGIETCDGNPVEAAKSFADSTIQPIINIIGFDVDGEGQLQLKEMAEEANGTYSSADNAEQLTEEFNKAKTAIEKWEQWMTSANRDARSDRIKRSLETYDYNSRYINNLFKQNKNLTALLRELKDGGQITWEQWSYLDDKRGELYDVIDNTRIAIKDDLKDLNVKTLEETKKQIQEKYNQNTN is encoded by the coding sequence ATGAAGTGGTGGATAGGCCTATGCTTAGCGCTCTTTATGGTTAGCTGTTCAAATGAAGAAATTAAGACAGATGATACGAGAATTGCTGGTGAGGAAGCGAGTAAACAGGAAAAATCCCAAAATCCCCAGGAGCAAGATGGAAGCCAAGAAAAAGAATCATGGATTACTAAATTTGAAGAAGCTCCAGAGGCTCCACTAACTGAAGCAGAGATTGTTAACCAAGTCAAAGGTCCTTATGGAAATGCAGAATTGTTCAAGGAAACCCAAGGTTATGAAGAACTCTTTGATAGCTTTGGCATAATTCCGGAAGATGCTACAAATGAGGATTTGAATAAAGTCTTCAATTATGCTCTCAGCCAAGTTGCAGTTGATTTTCCTAGTCCGCATGAAATCATTGATGCCTGGAATATTGAATTATTCGGTGACCCGGAATTAGAGGATAGCCGCTATCATTTTAAAAATAACTATAATATAGAAATTATCCTCGATTCAAGCGGAAGTATGGCGAATCTGATGAGTGGAAAGACCAGAATGGATGTGGCAAAGGATGCAATCATCGCATTCTTAGATGATGCTCCTGAGGGTGCTAATGTCGCTTTGCGTGTATATGGGCATAAAGGGACTGGGGCAGATAGTGATAAGGTATTATCCTGTTCATCCAGTGAATTAGTATATGACTTTGGGTCCTATAATAAAAGTGAGTTCGAAAATGCGCTAACTTCTTTTCAACCTGCTGGATGGACACCGCTTGCACAGTCTCTAAAGGATGCAGAGAAAGATATGAAGGGTTTTAGTGGTGAAGAGCATACGAACATGATTTATGTCGTGAGTGATGGCATAGAAACGTGTGACGGGAATCCAGTGGAAGCGGCTAAATCATTTGCTGACTCTACTATTCAGCCCATCATCAATATAATTGGATTTGATGTGGATGGAGAGGGGCAGCTACAACTGAAGGAGATGGCAGAAGAAGCTAACGGCACATATAGCAGTGCAGATAATGCTGAACAGCTAACAGAGGAATTTAACAAGGCTAAGACTGCAATTGAGAAATGGGAACAATGGATGACCAGTGCTAATCGGGATGCCAGGTCGGATAGAATAAAACGATCTCTTGAAACCTACGATTATAACAGCAGATATATAAACAATCTTTTCAAACAAAATAAGAACCTAACAGCTCTTTTACGAGAGTTAAAGGATGGTGGCCAAATTACATGGGAACAATGGAGCTATTTGGATGATAAAAGAGGAGAACTCTATGATGTCATAGATAATACGAGAATTGCTATAAAGGATGATTTGAAAGATTTAAATGTAAAAACGTTGGAAGAAACAAAGAAACAAATCCAGGAGAAATACAATCAGAACACCAACTAA
- a CDS encoding Tad domain-containing protein, with translation MRKSPLHNERGNITLFLLGMISIMFILFMVIINFANVYAVKEKSFTTSQQASLSATAEFYERIWDVVAEFDEIDEENLPPEPDPDEENPPDVNPITKVKIKMKVSLKEDELRARYGSEKSENEIHIDAIDEVLAEELNAGLGKRRLKQVLTEQYESRIKPAVIDKARNVILANGGKLEQAEIALFHDNRIYIKAANEFKGQGKYLDGFKEKVFQTGAGPEIGFISELGISDETISLLNDRDDEVIWGN, from the coding sequence ATGAGAAAGTCACCTCTTCACAATGAGAGAGGGAATATCACACTCTTTCTCCTAGGCATGATTAGCATCATGTTTATTTTGTTTATGGTCATTATAAATTTCGCAAATGTATATGCCGTTAAAGAGAAATCCTTTACGACCTCCCAACAGGCAAGTCTTTCGGCCACGGCTGAGTTTTACGAAAGAATTTGGGATGTGGTGGCTGAGTTTGACGAAATTGATGAGGAAAACCTGCCTCCTGAGCCAGATCCGGATGAAGAGAACCCTCCTGACGTCAATCCGATAACAAAAGTCAAAATTAAGATGAAGGTCAGTTTAAAGGAAGATGAACTGCGAGCCCGATATGGAAGCGAGAAAAGTGAGAATGAAATCCACATTGACGCTATTGATGAAGTGTTAGCGGAGGAATTAAACGCTGGTCTCGGAAAACGGAGGCTCAAGCAAGTGTTGACTGAACAATATGAAAGCCGCATCAAGCCGGCGGTAATTGATAAAGCAAGGAATGTCATTCTTGCCAATGGAGGAAAGTTGGAACAAGCAGAAATCGCCCTGTTTCATGATAATCGCATTTACATAAAAGCAGCGAATGAATTCAAGGGGCAAGGCAAATACCTGGATGGATTTAAGGAAAAAGTATTCCAAACAGGTGCGGGACCTGAAATTGGATTTATCTCGGAATTGGGAATCAGCGATGAAACGATATCCTTGTTGAATGATAGGGATGATGAAGTAATCTGGGGCAACTGA
- a CDS encoding TadE family protein yields MDFKRAVSEEEGSATLEFLGMVPLVFMVMMIAWQFVVGVHGVIVAQSAVNEAAKVYSITGEWTEARAAAQSTVNHISYLQLKSADTAMTGDSQFNAKVSVDINLVFLPDMLFPNGKPSIPFTSEASGKVIE; encoded by the coding sequence ATGGACTTCAAGCGAGCAGTCAGTGAGGAGGAAGGTTCAGCCACATTAGAATTTCTAGGAATGGTCCCTCTTGTCTTCATGGTTATGATGATTGCCTGGCAGTTTGTTGTAGGTGTGCATGGAGTAATTGTTGCTCAGTCAGCTGTGAATGAGGCAGCCAAGGTTTATTCCATAACTGGTGAATGGACAGAGGCGAGAGCAGCGGCGCAATCGACTGTGAATCATATTAGTTATCTTCAATTAAAGAGTGCAGATACAGCGATGACAGGCGATTCCCAGTTCAATGCAAAGGTATCGGTTGACATTAATCTCGTGTTCTTGCCGGATATGCTTTTCCCGAATGGCAAACCATCCATCCCATTTACGAGTGAGGCTAGCGGGAAGGTGATTGAATGA
- a CDS encoding VWA domain-containing protein, protein MKKLTMVTLALLLLIGCSDKEPDQQNASPETTPTEEVSNKEERPAKETDTNQDSDKSEGNWIDKFAEAPEVKISPEYLANQPQGPYAEYRFSMENEKFEELFEGMDGIPADATEEELDKVFNYIVSQVSVDLTDPQTIVDSWKIGSYGNPELEDSRYHFKENYNIEILIDSSGSMANLANGKTRMEVAKEAIHQFLKDAPENANVALRVYGHKGTGSDADKELSCKSSEMVYSFDSYDETKFTKALNAFEPAGWTPLAQTMLQAKDDMKKFDGDTNTNMIYVVSDGIETCDGDPVEAAKSFAESNIKPIINIIGFDVDGDGQKQLKEMAEQANGTYTNVYNSEQLSSEFKKAQDALEEWKKWKENAEYQADKDSNRRYLDTNYLENEYVNTLSRQENNTFFIIGKLESLELITTEQKKYLNEKRIEVEQQMKEAISSIMSDLEEIDAKTLEETKKQIQEKYNQNTN, encoded by the coding sequence TTGAAGAAATTGACCATGGTTACACTTGCTCTGCTCCTTTTAATAGGCTGTTCAGATAAGGAGCCAGACCAACAGAATGCATCTCCTGAAACTACTCCTACTGAGGAAGTAAGTAATAAGGAAGAACGTCCAGCTAAAGAGACAGATACAAATCAAGATAGTGACAAATCAGAGGGGAATTGGATTGATAAATTTGCAGAAGCACCTGAGGTGAAGATAAGTCCCGAATACCTGGCTAATCAACCACAAGGTCCCTATGCAGAATATAGGTTTTCAATGGAGAACGAGAAGTTCGAAGAGTTATTTGAAGGGATGGATGGAATTCCTGCTGATGCAACGGAGGAGGAGTTAGACAAAGTCTTTAATTACATTGTCAGCCAGGTATCCGTTGATCTCACAGATCCACAAACTATAGTAGATAGTTGGAAGATTGGGTCGTATGGTAATCCAGAACTTGAAGACTCTCGTTATCATTTCAAAGAAAACTACAATATTGAGATTCTCATAGACTCAAGCGGAAGTATGGCTAATCTGGCGAATGGGAAGACGAGAATGGAAGTAGCTAAAGAAGCCATTCATCAATTCCTAAAGGATGCTCCTGAGAATGCAAATGTTGCGCTGCGCGTATATGGACATAAAGGAACAGGTTCTGACGCCGATAAGGAACTTTCCTGTAAGAGCAGTGAGATGGTTTATTCATTTGATTCTTATGATGAAACCAAGTTTACTAAAGCTCTAAATGCGTTTGAGCCGGCCGGTTGGACACCATTAGCACAAACAATGCTACAAGCTAAGGATGATATGAAGAAATTTGATGGAGACACGAACACGAATATGATTTATGTCGTGAGTGATGGTATAGAGACCTGTGATGGTGATCCAGTTGAAGCAGCTAAATCATTTGCAGAATCTAATATTAAGCCTATCATCAATATCATTGGATTTGATGTCGATGGAGATGGACAAAAGCAGTTGAAAGAAATGGCGGAACAAGCAAATGGAACATATACAAATGTATATAATAGCGAGCAATTATCCTCGGAGTTTAAGAAAGCGCAAGATGCATTAGAGGAATGGAAGAAGTGGAAAGAAAACGCAGAATACCAGGCTGATAAAGATAGCAACCGAAGATATTTGGATACAAATTATTTGGAAAATGAATACGTGAATACACTTTCTAGGCAAGAAAATAATACATTTTTTATTATTGGGAAATTAGAATCTCTAGAATTAATAACAACTGAGCAAAAAAAATATTTAAATGAGAAAAGAATAGAAGTTGAGCAGCAAATGAAAGAAGCTATCTCGAGTATTATGAGTGATCTAGAAGAGATAGATGCAAAAACCCTAGAAGAAACAAAGAAGCAAATCCAAGAGAAATACAATCAAAACACAAATTAA
- a CDS encoding type II secretion system F family protein: MDALIILSVLLFWLFFSLTIRHYNRYLDEKRGLISHIADTVQDGYLGTSRKRKKNSKLTEKIFTYSDDFADLGKRINFFSENKEIEDLLRRAGRPYNFTLDRFQGLKIWLAVTLFFASLIFLILGFPLAQFGPILLPVLGFLAPVFWLKKTAKKRQEELRQDLPDFLDTVSTSLQAGVSLDQTLREVIRYFDGPLHEEFSRFNHEIELGVPREMAYRGLLERNDTKEFQGLIKSLIQGLKLGVPIATTFKVQAEDMRQFREEKIKEIAAKASPKVTMVTTFVVAPVSLLIIAGLMILNMIYGDNSLGSLFQ; the protein is encoded by the coding sequence ATGGATGCTCTCATCATTTTAAGCGTTTTATTATTCTGGTTGTTTTTCTCTTTAACCATTCGGCATTATAACCGCTACCTGGATGAAAAAAGAGGCTTGATTAGCCATATAGCTGATACCGTTCAGGATGGCTATCTAGGAACTAGCCGAAAACGAAAGAAGAATTCTAAGCTGACGGAAAAGATATTTACGTATTCCGATGACTTTGCTGATTTGGGCAAGCGCATTAACTTCTTCAGCGAAAACAAAGAGATTGAGGATTTATTAAGGAGGGCTGGCCGGCCATATAACTTTACGCTCGACCGGTTTCAAGGGCTCAAGATATGGCTAGCAGTGACCCTGTTTTTCGCCTCTTTAATCTTTTTAATTCTCGGCTTTCCGCTGGCACAGTTTGGTCCTATTCTATTGCCTGTTCTTGGTTTTTTGGCTCCCGTATTCTGGCTCAAGAAGACTGCTAAGAAGAGACAGGAGGAATTACGGCAAGATCTGCCCGATTTCCTTGATACAGTCAGCACGAGCTTGCAGGCTGGGGTCAGCCTAGACCAAACATTGCGCGAGGTAATTCGCTATTTCGATGGGCCGCTTCATGAGGAGTTTTCCCGGTTTAATCATGAAATTGAATTGGGCGTTCCGCGTGAAATGGCCTACAGAGGTTTATTAGAAAGAAATGATACCAAGGAATTCCAAGGACTGATTAAGTCACTCATCCAAGGCCTGAAGCTCGGAGTCCCGATTGCGACTACCTTTAAGGTACAGGCTGAGGATATGAGGCAATTCCGTGAAGAGAAAATTAAAGAAATAGCAGCCAAGGCCTCTCCGAAGGTAACCATGGTAACGACTTTTGTCGTGGCGCCTGTATCACTACTCATTATTGCCGGCTTAATGATCTTGAATATGATCTATGGAGATAACAGTCTAGGAAGTTTATTTCAGTAA
- a CDS encoding type II secretion system F family protein — translation MNEIIYIPLLSSLAVLAFIACMYSYLGYRAQKREWKQKISSWYPEKKRTSFFSGLGDKFDKTDRAKELGVKLHNANLPLAPSEYLAFHILGFLALSVLFTNMFKIPFPLNVLIPLALSYFAHYTLFMVRKNKYEERFNDQLADVCRLLGNAARSGMTLNQGIDLVARETPAPAGDEFKRISQELRLGVPLEYALRSIQKQNKSREFQLFIATLLIQKKTGGNLAAILESMSNTLEDRKILNQSIKTMTAEQKYISYIVPAMPIFLVLIMNASMDGFVDPLWTGPGIVLLCLFIAGVVLSFFLIRKITNIKV, via the coding sequence ATGAACGAAATCATCTACATTCCCCTACTATCTAGTTTGGCTGTACTCGCTTTTATTGCATGCATGTATTCCTATTTGGGCTATCGAGCGCAAAAACGTGAATGGAAGCAGAAGATATCTTCATGGTATCCGGAGAAGAAACGAACGAGCTTTTTCAGTGGACTAGGAGATAAATTTGATAAGACTGACCGTGCGAAGGAGCTTGGCGTGAAATTGCACAATGCGAACCTGCCGCTTGCCCCGTCAGAATATCTTGCCTTTCACATATTGGGTTTCCTGGCTCTGTCAGTCCTATTTACGAATATGTTCAAAATTCCTTTTCCCTTGAATGTCCTGATTCCTCTGGCACTATCTTATTTTGCGCATTATACGTTGTTTATGGTGCGGAAGAATAAATATGAAGAACGGTTTAATGACCAACTAGCGGACGTTTGCCGTTTGCTTGGCAATGCGGCACGGTCAGGGATGACCTTGAATCAAGGGATTGATTTAGTGGCAAGGGAAACACCGGCGCCGGCAGGAGATGAATTTAAGCGCATTTCACAGGAGTTAAGGCTTGGGGTGCCGCTTGAATATGCGCTTCGCTCTATTCAGAAACAAAATAAATCCAGAGAATTTCAGCTCTTTATTGCCACGCTTCTTATTCAGAAAAAAACCGGCGGCAATTTAGCGGCCATTCTTGAATCAATGTCCAATACATTAGAGGATCGGAAAATCCTCAATCAATCGATTAAAACGATGACAGCGGAACAAAAGTACATCTCGTATATCGTTCCAGCTATGCCAATCTTTCTTGTGTTAATCATGAATGCCTCAATGGATGGATTTGTCGACCCATTATGGACGGGCCCGGGAATCGTATTGCTCTGTTTATTTATTGCAGGTGTGGTGCTCTCTTTCTTCCTGATTCGAAAAATTACAAATATAAAGGTGTAG
- a CDS encoding CpaF family protein: MALFSKKRDVPQDYAVNGYSTSQTNPYIDELVEHYKTRLLTETNLETLTSLSEGEKRLTIERLISTFMSEEKVVIPRHDREMMLTRLIDESVGFGPLEPLLNDESITEILVNGPKEVFIERNGRLERSDIEFRDESHVRHIIDRVVAPLGRRIDESSPMVDARLPDGSRVNAVIPPISLNGTLISIRKFRKTPFEMQDLLEFGSLDESMITFLESIVEAKLNVLISGGTGSGKTTFLNAVAKSIPVHERVITIEDSAELRLNRGSVVGLEARPANVEGSGEISIRQLVKNALRMRPDRIIVGEVRGAEAFDMLQAMNTGHEGSLTTVHANSPSDALSRVEGMVIMAGMDLPSHIVREYIVGALDYIVQAERLSDGKRKIMNISEVSVDEENQIQIRDIFTFKRTGMGANGEVLGYHTATGLIPKVLQRIRVFGIEMDERLFTPKEEFVYERNHLHSPTI, from the coding sequence ATGGCGCTATTCAGTAAAAAGAGGGATGTCCCGCAGGATTATGCGGTCAATGGCTATAGTACCTCGCAAACAAACCCTTATATTGATGAACTGGTAGAACACTATAAAACGAGATTATTAACAGAGACCAATCTAGAAACATTAACCTCTTTATCAGAGGGTGAGAAAAGACTGACGATTGAGCGTCTAATCAGTACCTTCATGTCAGAGGAAAAAGTCGTTATCCCAAGGCATGACAGAGAAATGATGCTCACGCGTCTGATTGATGAGTCTGTTGGATTCGGTCCCCTTGAGCCTTTATTGAATGATGAGAGCATTACAGAGATCCTTGTTAACGGTCCGAAGGAAGTATTTATTGAGAGAAATGGAAGGCTTGAACGCTCAGATATTGAATTTCGTGATGAATCCCATGTCAGGCATATTATTGACCGGGTTGTTGCACCGCTTGGCCGTCGGATTGATGAGAGCTCACCAATGGTAGATGCCCGGCTCCCAGACGGCAGTCGTGTCAATGCCGTAATACCCCCAATAAGTTTGAATGGAACATTAATATCCATCCGTAAGTTTCGCAAAACGCCATTTGAAATGCAGGATTTGCTTGAATTTGGTTCCTTGGATGAATCCATGATTACGTTTTTGGAATCCATTGTAGAGGCTAAATTGAATGTGCTGATCTCTGGCGGGACAGGGAGCGGGAAAACAACGTTCCTAAATGCGGTCGCAAAATCGATTCCGGTGCATGAAAGGGTCATAACGATAGAGGACTCGGCAGAATTAAGGTTAAACAGAGGTTCCGTTGTCGGACTGGAAGCAAGACCTGCGAATGTGGAGGGGAGTGGGGAAATCTCCATTCGTCAATTAGTGAAGAATGCGCTCAGGATGAGACCGGACCGAATCATTGTCGGTGAGGTTCGTGGCGCAGAGGCTTTTGATATGCTGCAGGCTATGAATACAGGTCATGAAGGTTCGTTGACGACCGTCCATGCGAACTCTCCTTCAGATGCTCTTAGCAGGGTTGAGGGAATGGTCATTATGGCGGGGATGGATTTGCCATCTCATATTGTCCGGGAATACATTGTGGGTGCTCTTGATTATATTGTGCAAGCTGAACGTCTATCGGATGGGAAGCGAAAAATCATGAATATTTCAGAGGTGTCAGTGGATGAGGAGAATCAAATTCAGATTAGAGACATCTTTACATTCAAACGGACAGGCATGGGTGCAAATGGTGAAGTGCTAGGCTATCATACGGCAACCGGTCTTATTCCTAAAGTCCTTCAACGTATTCGTGTCTTTGGCATTGAAATGGATGAACGTCTATTTACACCAAAGGAGGAGTTTGTGTATGAACGAAATCATCTACATTCCCCTACTATCTAG
- a CDS encoding AAA family ATPase, which yields MKQDVSLLIVGDEDNTLYAGIEGFLSSYPKWDLVSASRMIEHLEKDEHTDIAIVLYRQEAASIDVIQTIKKTSPTTAVVFLHHVQDFQLAREVLRAGATDYLVIPDEKELFSERIDFLGNMVRVRNKQGGASTSVFSKGRGEVIAFYSGKGGSGTTLISSAFAQTLKLDSTAEVILIDFNLQYGGVETYLGIEENRSLVDLKPVIHEISDSHIRNVTEKERFSKLEVLLSPRDAEMAEAIDEDYMKRLIRACKRSFDFVILDVPSHIDITSFAAIEEADKIFYCITPDTPSIRVFKSVEELFKRLGIHLDERLEVVVNQAGKDAELTGKDLSRFIQYPFAVEIKKDIKGVLHSINKSEPIRKEAKEKRLPLVAKDIQKWVGSLLK from the coding sequence ATGAAACAAGATGTATCATTACTCATTGTCGGAGATGAAGATAATACTCTCTATGCTGGTATCGAAGGATTTCTTTCCAGCTATCCTAAATGGGACTTAGTATCGGCCAGCCGCATGATTGAGCATTTGGAGAAAGATGAACATACCGATATAGCCATTGTGTTATACAGGCAAGAAGCTGCTAGCATAGATGTCATACAAACTATTAAAAAGACAAGTCCTACAACAGCAGTAGTCTTTTTGCATCATGTGCAGGATTTCCAGCTTGCGCGTGAAGTATTGCGTGCTGGAGCGACTGACTATCTTGTTATACCAGATGAAAAGGAACTGTTCTCTGAGAGAATCGACTTTCTAGGCAATATGGTTAGAGTCCGTAACAAGCAAGGAGGAGCCAGCACCTCGGTGTTCTCTAAAGGGCGAGGTGAGGTCATTGCTTTCTACAGTGGGAAGGGTGGAAGCGGCACGACCTTGATAAGTTCAGCATTCGCGCAAACCTTAAAGCTTGATTCAACAGCGGAAGTCATTCTAATCGATTTCAATCTTCAATATGGCGGGGTTGAAACATATCTCGGAATTGAGGAAAACCGTTCGCTGGTTGATCTAAAGCCTGTCATTCATGAGATTAGTGACAGCCACATCCGAAATGTAACGGAAAAGGAGCGTTTCTCAAAATTAGAGGTCTTGCTCAGCCCGAGGGATGCTGAGATGGCAGAGGCAATAGATGAGGATTATATGAAGCGGCTTATTCGTGCTTGTAAGAGAAGCTTTGATTTCGTCATTTTAGATGTTCCTAGCCATATCGACATTACTTCCTTTGCGGCGATTGAGGAGGCAGATAAAATCTTCTATTGCATAACGCCAGATACCCCTTCCATACGGGTATTCAAGAGCGTAGAGGAATTATTCAAACGTTTAGGTATTCATTTAGATGAGCGCCTTGAGGTGGTGGTCAATCAGGCTGGCAAGGATGCGGAACTTACCGGTAAAGACCTTAGCCGCTTTATTCAATACCCATTTGCGGTTGAAATTAAAAAAGATATTAAAGGAGTTCTTCATTCCATCAATAAAAGTGAGCCAATCCGCAAGGAAGCTAAGGAGAAACGATTGCCCTTGGTTGCCAAGGATATTCAAAAATGGGTCGGCAGCCTGTTGAAATAG
- a CDS encoding SAF domain-containing protein — protein MLESKRRAIIFLLLSLLLAIIAGFLVLQKVKALNNDLGTVVNVYAAKSDIASRQDITPDLITTKEIPKKYLENYHITNISDLENKVAVVPLSAGDVISKNVLKQSSVVMEEHNRLISVMSDERVFFDESLEALDRVDIIVSEKFGDKPKTTIFMKDVKVARIAKKSDKFAGVQLEVPLEQAPQLIHMQNYADSVRIVKSNVGQPAEELEEAGKEDKEVKQAETEKASAKEEKEETKDKKDDSNEAKDKKDE, from the coding sequence ATGCTTGAATCAAAAAGAAGAGCCATTATTTTTTTACTATTATCTTTATTACTTGCTATTATAGCTGGATTTCTTGTTCTGCAGAAGGTTAAGGCTCTGAATAATGATTTGGGAACCGTAGTGAATGTTTATGCTGCCAAATCGGATATAGCGTCAAGGCAAGATATTACACCTGACTTGATTACAACGAAAGAGATCCCAAAGAAGTATTTGGAGAATTATCATATTACCAATATCAGTGACCTGGAGAATAAGGTTGCTGTAGTCCCTCTATCTGCTGGGGATGTCATTTCAAAGAATGTTTTAAAGCAATCCTCCGTCGTCATGGAGGAACATAATCGGTTAATTTCTGTCATGTCTGATGAGAGAGTCTTTTTTGACGAATCTCTTGAGGCGTTAGACAGGGTCGATATTATCGTATCAGAGAAATTTGGGGACAAACCGAAAACAACGATTTTTATGAAGGATGTAAAGGTAGCTCGGATTGCGAAAAAGAGTGATAAATTTGCCGGCGTGCAATTGGAAGTTCCGCTAGAACAAGCACCTCAATTAATACATATGCAAAATTATGCGGATAGCGTGCGAATCGTAAAATCGAATGTCGGACAGCCGGCCGAAGAGCTTGAAGAAGCTGGGAAAGAGGATAAGGAAGTGAAACAAGCGGAAACCGAAAAAGCGTCAGCTAAAGAAGAAAAGGAAGAGACAAAGGACAAGAAAGATGACTCGAATGAAGCAAAAGATAAGAAGGATGAGTAA